Proteins encoded within one genomic window of bacterium:
- a CDS encoding CusA/CzcA family heavy metal efflux RND transporter — MLDRILHFSIQRRWTVVAATLAVAALGARALWVLPIDAVPDITGPVVQINTVDPSLSPLDIERQVTFPVETALAGIPGLERTRSLSRNGFSQVSAVFRDGTDIYFARQQIGERLLAVRDRLPASAEPRLGPISSGLGDVFMWTVAFAHPDGRGAAVVDDAPGWQPDGAYRTPEGERLRTPIEQAAYLRTVQDWIIRPQLQGVPDVAGIDAIGGFVKQVVVEPDVRQLAAHGLGFADLVAALEANNLSTGAGVIEHHGAAYVVRASARIESVDALADIAVAERGGTPIRLTDLARVSIGGEPRTGSASQNGEEVVSGTAMMLLGANSRTVARAVAARLTEIQRTLPPDVVVTPVLDRSQLVDAVIRTVATNLLEGAILVIAVLFALLGNLRAAVITALAIPLSMLLTAIGMVQTRTSGNLMSLGAIDFGLIVDGAVIIVENCLRVLGERRETLGRPLTLSERLAAVGEASTQVRGATAFGEAIIILVYVPLLFLTGVEGRMFRPMAMTVIFALVAAFVLSLTFVPAMVAIWVREPARAHTNPVIALVSRAYRPTVRWTLRLRWLVVGGAVAVCAGAVLLFNRLGQEFVPTLGELDLLVHAARIPGTGVEQSTRMQRDLERAFPEFPEVALVFSRTGTAEMAADPMPPYLSDTFVVLKPRAEWPDPDAPKEAVRERVAAALGRIPGNRYEYTQPIQMRFNELLAGVRGDLAVKLFGDDFAVLQPAAAAVAAAIAAIPGAADVRVEPVRGAPVLSIDVDRAAIARYGLSVTDVHAVVAAGVGGHRAGLLFEGDRRFDIVVRLPEAARQDLDVLERLPILLSHEDRPRRGLALGGDDVGRAPLRFVPLGALASLRLEDGPNQISRENGKRRVVVQANVRGRDLGSFVADAQARVEATVHLPPGTWLEWGGQFESLLDARRRLAVVVPLCFLVILLLLYASFGSFADALIIFSGVPLALSGGVATLWLRDMPFSITAAVGFIALSGVAVLNGLVLISFIRQLRREGAALEEAITQGALTRLRPVLMTALVASLGFLPMALATGTGAEVQRPLATVVIGGLVTSTALTLVVLPALYRIVWSRQG; from the coding sequence GCGCCCGCGCCCTCTGGGTGCTGCCGATCGACGCCGTGCCCGACATCACCGGCCCGGTGGTGCAGATCAACACCGTCGATCCGTCGCTGTCGCCGCTCGACATCGAGCGCCAGGTCACCTTCCCGGTGGAGACGGCCCTCGCCGGCATCCCCGGCCTCGAGCGCACCCGCTCGCTGTCGCGCAACGGCTTCTCGCAGGTGAGCGCGGTCTTCCGCGACGGCACCGACATCTACTTCGCGCGCCAGCAGATCGGCGAGCGGCTGCTGGCGGTGCGCGACCGCCTGCCGGCGAGCGCCGAGCCGCGCCTCGGGCCGATCAGCAGCGGCCTGGGCGACGTCTTCATGTGGACCGTCGCCTTCGCGCACCCCGACGGCCGCGGCGCCGCGGTCGTCGACGACGCGCCCGGCTGGCAGCCCGACGGCGCCTACCGCACCCCCGAAGGCGAACGGTTGCGCACGCCGATCGAGCAGGCGGCCTACCTGCGCACGGTGCAGGACTGGATCATCCGGCCGCAGCTCCAGGGCGTGCCCGACGTGGCCGGCATCGACGCCATCGGCGGTTTCGTCAAGCAGGTGGTGGTCGAGCCCGACGTGCGCCAGCTCGCCGCGCACGGCCTCGGCTTCGCCGACCTGGTGGCGGCGCTGGAAGCGAACAATCTCAGCACCGGCGCCGGCGTCATCGAGCACCACGGCGCCGCCTACGTGGTGCGCGCCTCGGCGCGCATCGAGTCGGTGGACGCGCTGGCCGACATCGCCGTCGCCGAGCGCGGCGGAACGCCGATCCGCCTCACCGACCTGGCGCGGGTGTCGATCGGTGGCGAACCGCGCACCGGCAGCGCCAGCCAGAACGGCGAGGAGGTGGTGAGCGGCACGGCGATGATGCTGCTCGGGGCCAACAGCCGGACGGTGGCGCGCGCGGTCGCGGCGCGGCTGACCGAGATCCAGCGCACCCTGCCGCCGGACGTCGTGGTGACGCCGGTGCTCGACCGCTCGCAGCTCGTCGACGCCGTCATCCGCACCGTCGCCACCAACCTGCTCGAGGGCGCGATCCTGGTCATCGCCGTGCTCTTCGCCCTGCTCGGCAACCTGCGCGCCGCCGTGATCACGGCGCTGGCGATCCCGCTGTCGATGCTGCTCACCGCCATCGGCATGGTGCAGACGCGCACCAGCGGCAACCTGATGAGCCTCGGCGCCATCGACTTCGGCCTCATCGTCGACGGCGCCGTGATCATCGTCGAGAACTGCCTGCGCGTCCTCGGCGAGCGCCGCGAGACGCTCGGCCGGCCGCTCACCCTGAGCGAGCGCCTCGCCGCGGTCGGCGAGGCGAGCACCCAGGTGCGCGGCGCCACGGCCTTCGGCGAGGCGATCATCATCCTGGTGTACGTGCCGCTGCTGTTCCTCACCGGGGTCGAGGGCCGCATGTTCCGGCCGATGGCGATGACCGTGATCTTCGCCCTGGTCGCCGCCTTCGTGCTGTCGCTGACGTTCGTGCCGGCGATGGTGGCGATCTGGGTGCGCGAGCCGGCGCGGGCGCACACCAATCCGGTGATCGCCCTGGTCAGTCGCGCCTACCGGCCGACCGTGCGCTGGACCCTGCGCCTGCGCTGGCTGGTGGTCGGCGGCGCGGTCGCCGTGTGCGCCGGCGCGGTGCTGTTGTTCAACCGACTCGGGCAGGAATTCGTGCCGACGCTCGGTGAGCTCGACCTGCTGGTGCACGCGGCGCGCATTCCGGGCACCGGGGTCGAGCAGTCGACGCGCATGCAGCGCGACCTGGAGCGCGCCTTTCCCGAGTTCCCCGAGGTGGCGCTGGTCTTCTCGCGCACCGGCACGGCGGAGATGGCGGCCGACCCGATGCCGCCGTATCTCTCCGACACCTTCGTCGTCCTCAAACCGCGCGCCGAGTGGCCCGACCCCGACGCGCCGAAGGAGGCCGTCCGCGAGCGCGTCGCCGCGGCGCTCGGCCGCATTCCGGGCAATCGCTACGAATACACGCAGCCGATCCAGATGCGCTTCAACGAGCTGCTCGCCGGCGTGCGCGGCGACCTGGCGGTGAAGCTGTTCGGCGACGACTTCGCGGTGCTGCAGCCGGCGGCGGCCGCGGTCGCGGCGGCGATCGCCGCCATCCCCGGCGCCGCGGACGTGCGGGTGGAGCCGGTGCGCGGCGCGCCGGTGCTGAGCATCGACGTCGACCGCGCGGCCATCGCCCGCTACGGCCTGAGCGTCACCGACGTGCACGCGGTGGTCGCGGCCGGCGTCGGCGGCCACCGCGCCGGCCTGTTGTTCGAGGGGGATCGGCGCTTCGACATCGTCGTCCGCCTGCCCGAGGCGGCGCGCCAGGACCTCGACGTCCTGGAGCGGCTGCCGATCCTGCTCTCGCACGAGGACCGGCCGCGCCGGGGGCTGGCGCTCGGCGGCGACGACGTCGGCCGCGCGCCGTTGCGCTTCGTGCCGCTGGGCGCCCTGGCGAGCCTGCGACTCGAGGACGGCCCGAACCAGATCAGCCGCGAGAACGGCAAGCGGCGGGTCGTCGTGCAGGCCAACGTGCGCGGCCGCGACCTCGGGTCGTTCGTCGCCGACGCGCAGGCGCGGGTCGAGGCGACGGTGCACCTGCCCCCCGGCACCTGGCTCGAATGGGGCGGCCAGTTCGAGAGCCTGCTCGACGCCCGCCGCCGCCTGGCGGTGGTCGTCCCGCTCTGCTTCCTGGTCATCCTGCTGCTGCTCTACGCCAGCTTCGGCTCCTTCGCCGACGCGCTGATCATCTTCAGCGGCGTGCCCCTGGCGCTGAGCGGCGGCGTCGCGACCCTGTGGCTGCGCGACATGCCGTTCTCGATCACCGCCGCCGTCGGCTTCATCGCCCTCTCCGGCGTCGCGGTGCTCAACGGCCTGGTGCTGATCTCGTTCATCCGCCAGTTGCGGCGCGAGGGCGCGGCGCTGGAGGAGGCGATCACCCAGGGCGCGCTCACCCGCCTGCGGCCGGTGCTGATGACCGCGCTGGTGGCCTCGCTCGGCTTCCTGCCGATGGCCCTCGCCACCGGCACCGGCGCCGAAGTCCAGCGCCCGCTCGCCACCGTGGTCATCGGCGGCCTCGTCACCAGCACCGCGCTGACGCTGGTCGTCCTCCCGGCCCTCTACCGCATCGTCTGGAGCCGGCAGGGCTGA
- a CDS encoding c-type cytochrome — translation MIARIALVFGAAALLGAAMATPGGAAEDGKASFAALKCTTCHSVTAAGIESKKPKPKGGDLSGIGGKHDAAWIQDVLAKKADTGKGKKHSVSFKGTPEQAKAIADWLAAQK, via the coding sequence ATGATCGCACGCATCGCACTCGTGTTCGGGGCAGCCGCCCTGCTGGGCGCCGCCATGGCGACGCCGGGAGGCGCGGCCGAGGACGGCAAGGCGTCGTTCGCCGCTCTCAAATGCACCACCTGCCATTCGGTCACCGCCGCCGGCATCGAGTCCAAGAAGCCGAAGCCGAAGGGTGGCGACCTGTCCGGCATCGGCGGCAAGCACGACGCCGCCTGGATCCAGGACGTGCTGGCCAAGAAGGCGGACACCGGCAAGGGCAAGAAGCACTCGGTGAGCTTCAAGGGCACGCCCGAGCAGGCCAAGGCGATCGCCGACTGGCTGGCGGCGCAGAAGTAG
- a CDS encoding DMT family transporter, producing the protein MPGDRRRALAAALVAALLFGAATPLLKPLADRVPPLLVSGLLYAGAALAMLPVAGRRSVRAPLDAANARRLAGAALAGGVGAPLALLVALRLASAASVALLLSFEAAATALLGALVFRDPLGRRGWLGVGLAVAAGALLASGAGAPGALAALLVVTACFLWALDNHFTSLIDALPPARTTLIKAAVAGAVSLLAAALLTPAVPTAGEALWVLAVGAGCYGLSIALYIGAAQCLGAVRSQAAFATAPFWGVAVAALFLGERLSGTMVVAAGLAATAVILIARDQHAHRHRHAAVEHAHRHRHDDDHHDHVHAGLPAELEHVHRHVHPVLEHEHRHVPDLHHRHSH; encoded by the coding sequence ATGCCGGGGGACCGCCGCCGCGCGCTCGCCGCCGCGCTGGTCGCCGCGCTGCTGTTCGGCGCCGCCACGCCGCTGCTCAAACCGCTCGCCGACCGCGTTCCGCCGCTGCTCGTGTCCGGCCTGCTGTACGCCGGGGCGGCGCTGGCGATGCTGCCGGTCGCCGGCCGCCGGAGCGTCCGCGCTCCGCTCGACGCCGCCAACGCCCGGCGGCTCGCCGGCGCGGCGCTCGCCGGCGGCGTGGGGGCGCCACTGGCGCTGCTCGTCGCGCTGCGCCTGGCGAGCGCGGCATCGGTGGCGCTGCTGCTGTCGTTCGAGGCGGCGGCCACGGCGCTGCTCGGGGCGCTGGTCTTCCGCGATCCGCTCGGGCGGCGCGGCTGGCTGGGGGTCGGTCTCGCAGTCGCCGCCGGCGCGCTGCTCGCCTCCGGCGCCGGAGCGCCCGGCGCGCTCGCGGCGCTGTTGGTGGTGACCGCCTGTTTTCTCTGGGCGCTCGACAACCACTTCACCTCGCTGATCGATGCGTTGCCGCCGGCGCGCACCACGCTCATCAAGGCGGCGGTCGCGGGCGCCGTCAGCCTGCTCGCCGCGGCGCTGCTGACGCCGGCGGTGCCGACCGCCGGCGAGGCGCTGTGGGTGCTCGCCGTCGGCGCCGGCTGTTACGGCCTCAGCATCGCCCTGTACATCGGCGCCGCGCAGTGCCTGGGCGCGGTGCGCTCGCAGGCCGCCTTCGCGACCGCGCCCTTCTGGGGGGTCGCGGTGGCGGCGCTGTTCCTCGGCGAGCGCCTCAGCGGGACGATGGTGGTCGCCGCGGGGCTGGCGGCGACGGCGGTGATCCTGATCGCTCGCGACCAGCACGCCCATCGCCATCGCCACGCCGCGGTCGAGCACGCGCATCGCCATCGCCACGACGACGATCATCACGACCACGTCCATGCCGGGCTGCCGGCCGAGCTCGAGCACGTCCATCGCCACGTCCATCCGGTGCTCGAGCACGAGCACCGCCACGTGCCCGACCTGCATCACCGGCATTCGCACTGA
- a CDS encoding class I SAM-dependent methyltransferase, which translates to MTEPARDTGFVPALGYHWLTRLYDPLLALTMRERALKQQLVAQAGLRPGADVLDFGCGTGTLALLLKAACPAARVVGIDPDATALALARRKLAAAAVDVELRQGFLTADTFAAASFDRIVSSLVLHHLTHDERAAVCAVFRRILRPGGELHIADFGAPRGAYARVVSRLFRHFDGAERTADNLAGRLADQIAAAGFAAVAVVAHRGTVFGTVDYLRAVAPASA; encoded by the coding sequence ATGACCGAGCCCGCGCGCGACACCGGATTCGTCCCCGCCCTCGGCTATCACTGGTTGACCCGCCTGTACGATCCGCTGCTTGCGCTCACCATGCGCGAACGCGCCCTCAAGCAGCAGTTGGTGGCGCAGGCCGGACTGCGCCCGGGCGCCGACGTGCTCGATTTCGGCTGCGGCACCGGCACGCTGGCCCTGCTGCTGAAAGCGGCGTGCCCGGCGGCGCGGGTGGTAGGGATCGATCCCGATGCCACCGCCCTGGCGCTGGCGCGCCGCAAGCTCGCCGCCGCGGCCGTCGACGTCGAGCTGCGCCAGGGCTTCCTCACCGCCGATACCTTCGCCGCGGCGAGCTTCGACCGCATCGTGTCGTCCCTCGTGCTGCACCACCTCACGCACGACGAACGCGCCGCGGTCTGCGCCGTCTTCCGACGCATTCTGCGACCCGGCGGCGAGCTCCACATCGCCGACTTCGGCGCCCCGCGCGGCGCCTACGCGCGCGTCGTCAGCCGGCTCTTCCGCCACTTCGATGGCGCGGAGAGGACCGCCGACAATCTCGCCGGCCGTCTCGCCGACCAGATCGCCGCCGCCGGGTTCGCGGCCGTGGCGGTGGTCGCGCATCGCGGCACCGTGTTCGGCACCGTCGACTATCTGCGCGCCGTCGCCCCCGCGAGCGCCTGA
- a CDS encoding aminotransferase class III-fold pyridoxal phosphate-dependent enzyme has translation MDASHLATLRRLDEAHLLHPFTDHLDLHRQGTHVIEQAAGCHVTDETGRRLLDGLAGLWCVNVGYGRREIADAVHRQMASVCYYPSFFNTTTEPTILLADKIAAAAPPGLGKVFFSNSGSEANETALKLIRAYHKLRGRPGKTKILTRSFSYHGVGLATTSMTGLPTCTEPFDLPLPGFLHVPGPHPYGVDSDLSPAAFAAHCLAETERVIAREGADTIAALFAEPVQGAGGVIVPPPGHLRALRDLCRRHDILFVADEVITGFGRLGAWFASVLWDLEPDLLTLAKGITSGYVPLGATLVSEAMTEVFERGGYLAHGFTYSGHPVATAAGLANLEILERERLIERVRDDVGPYFQQRLRALAGHPVVGEIRGEQLIGAVDLLPRGGRSARQTPPVLGARAVALARAEGLIVRGIRDLIAIAPPLIVSREEIDFIFATVGRVLDRLWD, from the coding sequence ATGGACGCCAGCCATCTCGCGACGCTGCGCCGGCTCGACGAAGCGCACCTCCTGCACCCGTTCACCGACCACCTCGACCTGCACCGGCAGGGCACGCACGTCATCGAGCAGGCCGCCGGCTGCCACGTCACCGACGAGACCGGCCGCCGCCTGCTCGACGGCCTCGCCGGCCTGTGGTGCGTCAACGTCGGCTACGGCCGGCGCGAGATCGCCGATGCGGTGCACCGGCAGATGGCGTCGGTCTGCTACTACCCGTCGTTCTTCAACACCACCACCGAGCCGACGATCCTGCTCGCCGACAAGATCGCCGCCGCGGCGCCGCCCGGCCTCGGCAAGGTGTTCTTCTCGAACTCCGGTTCCGAGGCCAACGAGACGGCGCTGAAGCTGATCCGCGCCTACCACAAGCTGCGCGGCCGGCCCGGCAAGACGAAGATCCTCACCCGCTCGTTCAGCTACCACGGCGTCGGCCTGGCGACGACCAGCATGACCGGCCTGCCGACCTGCACCGAGCCGTTCGATCTGCCGCTGCCCGGCTTCCTCCACGTTCCCGGGCCGCACCCCTACGGCGTCGACAGCGACCTGTCGCCCGCCGCCTTCGCCGCGCACTGCCTGGCCGAGACCGAACGCGTCATCGCCCGCGAGGGCGCCGACACGATCGCCGCCCTGTTCGCCGAGCCGGTGCAGGGCGCCGGCGGCGTCATCGTGCCGCCGCCCGGCCACCTGCGGGCGCTGCGCGACCTCTGCCGCCGGCACGACATCCTCTTCGTCGCCGACGAGGTGATCACCGGCTTCGGCCGCCTCGGCGCCTGGTTCGCGTCGGTGCTGTGGGATCTCGAGCCCGACCTGCTCACCCTGGCCAAGGGCATCACCAGCGGCTACGTGCCGCTCGGCGCGACGCTGGTCAGCGAGGCGATGACCGAGGTCTTCGAACGCGGCGGCTATCTCGCCCACGGCTTCACCTACAGCGGCCATCCCGTCGCCACCGCCGCCGGGTTGGCCAATCTCGAGATCCTCGAGCGCGAACGGCTGATCGAGCGCGTCCGCGACGACGTCGGCCCCTACTTCCAGCAGCGCCTGCGCGCGCTCGCCGGCCATCCGGTGGTGGGCGAGATCCGCGGCGAGCAACTGATCGGCGCCGTCGATCTGCTGCCGCGCGGCGGCCGGTCGGCGCGCCAGACGCCGCCGGTGCTCGGCGCGCGCGCCGTGGCGCTGGCCCGCGCCGAGGGCCTGATCGTCCGCGGCATCCGCGATCTCATCGCCATCGCGCCGCCGCTCATCGTCAGCCGCGAGGAGATCGACTTCATCTTCGCCACCGTCGGGCGCGTGCTCGATCGGCTGTGGGACTGA
- a CDS encoding histone deacetylase, producing the protein MTITAYYHPGYAAPIGEGHVMPITKFSLVADGLRGRAGIGLEEPAPLREDDLLRVHTREYVTAVRTGEPRALAESQKFAWSPQLYPSVCLTGGGCVAAARRALRDGIAAAVVSGFHHAHADHGEGFCTFNGLVVAAELLHGAGAARRIAVLDLDLHYGNGTASLAPARPYFFTLSIYGNDYHQNTAHRDVATVRHVDGANHQSIALPNGSGRAVLLAALEEGMRRILAWGRPDLLLYQAGADPYREDPYSPLALDHDDLRERDRRVFAWTRAAGIPVAWVLAGGYTKDTSQVVRVHLNTFDAALEVYGA; encoded by the coding sequence ATGACGATCACCGCCTACTACCACCCCGGCTACGCCGCCCCGATCGGCGAGGGCCACGTGATGCCGATCACCAAGTTCTCGCTCGTCGCCGACGGGCTGCGCGGGCGAGCGGGGATCGGCCTCGAGGAGCCGGCGCCTCTGCGCGAGGACGATCTCCTGCGCGTGCACACGCGCGAATACGTCACGGCGGTGCGCACCGGCGAGCCGCGGGCGCTGGCGGAGTCGCAGAAGTTCGCCTGGTCGCCGCAGCTCTACCCCTCGGTGTGCCTGACCGGCGGCGGCTGCGTGGCGGCAGCGCGGCGGGCGCTGCGGGACGGCATCGCGGCCGCGGTGGTGAGCGGCTTCCACCACGCGCACGCCGACCACGGCGAGGGCTTCTGCACCTTCAACGGCCTGGTGGTCGCCGCCGAGCTGCTGCACGGCGCCGGCGCGGCGCGACGCATCGCGGTGCTCGACCTCGATCTGCACTACGGCAACGGCACCGCGTCGCTGGCGCCGGCGCGCCCGTACTTCTTCACCCTCTCGATCTACGGCAACGACTACCACCAGAACACCGCGCATCGCGACGTCGCCACGGTGCGCCACGTCGACGGCGCCAACCACCAGTCGATCGCCCTGCCCAACGGCAGCGGCCGCGCCGTCCTCCTGGCGGCGCTGGAGGAGGGGATGCGGCGCATCCTCGCCTGGGGACGACCCGACCTGCTGCTCTACCAGGCGGGGGCCGATCCCTATCGCGAGGATCCCTACTCGCCGCTCGCCCTCGACCACGACGATCTGCGCGAGCGCGACCGCCGCGTCTTCGCCTGGACGCGCGCCGCCGGCATCCCCGTCGCCTGGGTGCTCGCCGGCGGCTACACCAAGGACACCTCGCAGGTGGTGCGGGTCCATCTGAACACCTTCGACGCGGCGCTCGAGGTGTACGGCGCCTGA
- a CDS encoding ABC transporter permease, which yields MKRINWLLGSWTALVMAFFYLPIAILIGFSFNTSRLNILWEGFTLKWYAAIWHDRVLLQSLNNSLIVAAVTTVLSVALGTGGAWLLYRYRFPALRLWQTLIFIPMIIPEVIMGVSLLILYVVINLELGYSTIIISHVTFCFPFVMVAVQARLSGLDPALEEAAMDLGATPAGAFRRVLVPFLMPAIISGALMSFTLSLDELIVTYFTASAGTRTLPLEIFGRVKKGLDPTLNAISTVFILSTAVLVIATEILKRRNS from the coding sequence ATGAAGCGGATCAACTGGCTGCTCGGCTCCTGGACCGCCCTGGTGATGGCGTTCTTCTACCTGCCCATCGCCATCCTGATCGGCTTCTCCTTCAACACCTCGCGCCTCAACATTCTCTGGGAGGGCTTCACGCTCAAGTGGTACGCGGCGATCTGGCACGACCGGGTGCTGCTGCAGTCGCTGAACAACAGCCTGATCGTCGCCGCCGTCACCACCGTGCTGTCGGTCGCCCTCGGCACCGGCGGCGCCTGGCTGCTCTATCGCTACCGCTTCCCGGCGCTGCGTCTCTGGCAGACGCTGATCTTCATCCCGATGATCATCCCCGAGGTGATCATGGGCGTCAGCCTCCTGATCCTCTACGTCGTGATCAACCTCGAGCTCGGCTACAGCACCATCATCATCTCCCACGTCACCTTCTGCTTCCCGTTCGTGATGGTGGCGGTGCAGGCGCGGCTGTCCGGCCTCGATCCGGCGCTCGAGGAGGCGGCGATGGATCTCGGCGCCACCCCCGCCGGGGCCTTCCGGCGGGTGCTCGTCCCGTTCCTGATGCCGGCGATCATCTCCGGCGCGCTGATGTCGTTCACCCTGTCGCTGGACGAGCTCATCGTCACCTATTTCACCGCCAGCGCCGGCACGCGGACGCTGCCGCTGGAGATCTTCGGGCGGGTCAAGAAGGGACTCGATCCGACGCTGAACGCCATCTCGACCGTGTTCATCCTCTCGACGGCGGTGCTGGTCATCGCCACCGAGATCCTGAAGCGGCGCAATTCCTGA
- a CDS encoding spermidine/putrescine ABC transporter substrate-binding protein encodes MQRIAFVAAVLVTALAACQSASAPPKELNLFAWSEYVPQGVIDGFTKETGIKVNYETYASNEEMLAKLVSGAQRYDLIQPSEYTIEALVKENKLLPIDPAKVPNAVNLGKEYRSLPHDPDNKYSIPWMAGSVGIVVNTDKVKDDIKGFKDVFQEKYKGRIVVLDDPREIVSWALATIGKGPNDVTPENLEAVKPILKQWLPLVKVYDSDSPKTALLNGDVDIGVVWSGEAALLYNENPKFKYILPSEGAHQFIDSLAIPANAPNPEAAMLFMNYVLRPDVSKLISADFPYTNPNLEARKVLSPEELANPASYPPGSPKLDTFRDIGDSAVQIDKLVTDMKAQG; translated from the coding sequence ATGCAGCGCATCGCGTTCGTCGCCGCCGTCCTGGTGACCGCCCTGGCCGCCTGCCAGTCCGCGTCGGCCCCGCCCAAGGAGCTCAACCTCTTCGCCTGGTCGGAGTACGTGCCGCAGGGCGTGATCGACGGCTTCACCAAGGAGACCGGGATCAAGGTCAACTACGAGACCTACGCCTCCAACGAGGAGATGCTCGCCAAGCTGGTGTCGGGCGCCCAGCGCTACGACCTGATCCAGCCCTCCGAGTACACCATCGAAGCGCTGGTGAAGGAGAACAAGCTGCTGCCGATCGATCCCGCCAAGGTGCCGAACGCGGTCAACCTCGGCAAGGAGTACCGCTCCCTGCCCCACGATCCCGACAACAAGTATTCGATCCCGTGGATGGCGGGCTCGGTCGGCATCGTCGTCAACACCGACAAGGTGAAGGACGACATCAAGGGCTTCAAGGACGTCTTCCAGGAGAAGTACAAGGGCCGCATCGTCGTCCTCGACGACCCGCGCGAGATCGTCAGTTGGGCGCTGGCGACCATCGGCAAGGGACCGAACGACGTCACCCCCGAGAACCTCGAGGCCGTGAAGCCGATCCTCAAACAGTGGCTGCCGCTGGTGAAGGTGTACGACTCCGACAGCCCGAAGACGGCGCTGCTCAACGGCGACGTCGACATCGGCGTCGTGTGGTCGGGCGAGGCGGCGCTGCTCTACAACGAGAACCCGAAGTTCAAGTACATCCTGCCGAGCGAGGGGGCGCACCAGTTCATCGACAGCCTCGCCATTCCCGCCAACGCGCCCAATCCGGAGGCGGCGATGCTGTTCATGAACTACGTCCTCCGCCCGGACGTCAGCAAGCTCATCTCGGCCGACTTCCCCTACACCAACCCCAACCTCGAGGCGCGCAAGGTCCTCTCGCCCGAGGAGCTCGCGAACCCCGCCAGCTATCCGCCGGGCAGCCCGAAGCTCGACACCTTCCGCGACATCGGCGACTCGGCGGTCCAGATCGACAAGCTGGTCACCGACATGAAGGCGCAGGGGTGA
- a CDS encoding ABC transporter permease — protein MRTAATSVSAATPVRQREPGRAAWLLVAPLFLWVLAFVVAPTLIMLVYSFCERGTLGGVVFNFTLANYAAVLDPTYLQIIVRSIVFAALTTAICLAMGYPVAYFIGRAPEQQRNLLLMLVMIPFWTSFLIRTYAWVTILKNEGLLNSVLLQYGLIAQPFEMLYTPGAVILGLVYTFLPFMILPIYTSVEKLDNALIEAAFDLGAGPLRAFSKVIVPMTSPGITAGILLVFVPALGLYAVNDILGGGKVDMIGNIIENQFKGNARNWPFGAALGIALMGAFALAFWFTGRRQAPVQ, from the coding sequence ATGCGCACCGCCGCAACCTCCGTCAGCGCCGCCACCCCGGTCCGCCAGCGCGAACCGGGGCGCGCGGCGTGGCTGCTGGTGGCGCCGCTCTTCCTCTGGGTACTGGCGTTCGTCGTCGCGCCGACCCTCATCATGTTGGTGTACAGCTTCTGCGAGCGCGGCACGCTCGGCGGCGTGGTGTTCAACTTCACGCTCGCGAACTACGCGGCGGTCCTGGATCCGACCTACCTGCAGATCATCGTCCGCTCCATCGTCTTCGCCGCCCTGACCACGGCGATCTGCCTGGCGATGGGGTACCCGGTGGCCTACTTCATCGGCCGCGCCCCGGAGCAGCAGCGCAACCTGCTGCTCATGCTGGTGATGATTCCGTTCTGGACCAGCTTCCTGATCCGCACCTACGCCTGGGTGACGATTCTCAAGAACGAGGGGCTGCTGAACAGCGTGCTGCTGCAGTATGGCCTGATCGCGCAGCCGTTCGAGATGCTCTACACCCCCGGCGCGGTGATCCTCGGGCTCGTCTACACCTTCCTGCCGTTCATGATCCTGCCGATCTACACGTCGGTGGAGAAGCTCGACAACGCCCTCATCGAGGCGGCCTTCGACCTCGGCGCCGGCCCGCTGCGCGCCTTCTCCAAGGTGATCGTGCCGATGACCTCGCCGGGCATCACCGCCGGCATCCTGCTGGTGTTCGTGCCGGCGCTCGGCCTCTATGCCGTCAACGACATCCTCGGCGGCGGCAAGGTCGACATGATCGGCAACATCATCGAGAACCAGTTCAAGGGCAATGCCCGCAACTGGCCGTTCGGCGCCGCCCTCGGCATCGCCCTGATGGGCGCCTTCGCGCTCGCCTTCTGGTTCACCGGCCGCCGCCAGGCGCCCGTCCAGTAG